TCATTTCTCTGGCCCCAGAGTTCATTCGTCCTCAAGATGGTGCGGAGAAACAGGATAGTGAAACCGCTGCGGCCAAACGGTGGATCAAGGGGCATGCTCAAGGGTTTGACGGAGCCAAGATTACGGTTCTTGGCGATGACCTCTATAGCCGTCAACCGATGGTGGAGACTTGTTTAGAGGATGAGTTGAACTTCATTTTTGTCTGTTTGCCCTCCTCCCATCCAGAGCTATATGAATGGGTAGAGTATTTAGAAGGTATTGGAGATGTTGAGCATCTAGAGACTCGGGGCTGGAACGGTCGCTATCATGAAATTTGTCAGTATCGCTATTACAATCGCATCCCCCTGCGTGAGGAGCTACCAGCAGTGATGGTCAACTGGTGCGAAGTCTCTGTTACTCGTGCTGCTGATGGAAAGACTATGTATCACAACGCGTTCATTACTCACCATTTCATCAATGACCAAAGTGTGGCCGAGATTGTCAGTGCTGGACGTGCCCGATGGAAAGCGGAGAATGAAGGACACAATGTCCTCAAAACCAAGGGCTATCACTTAGAACATAATTTTGGTCATGGTCAGAAGAACCTTGCTGCTGTGCTATTGGTACTCAACCTGTTGGCATTCTTATTTCATACCGTCTTGCACTTGGTGGACTCCACTTATCAACGCATGCGAAAGCAACGGGGAACCCGACAAGGCTTTTTTCACGATATTCAGACTTTGACCAAATACTTGCTCTTTGAGAGTTGGGAGCATTTGCTCCAGTTTATGTTGGATGAT
The Acaryochloris marina S15 genome window above contains:
- a CDS encoding ISNCY family transposase, whose protein sequence is MNEGVLNFPLLLHWLHQLIEHLDDPRQPSNGTKFSLKDIVLGAFAVFFMQCPSFLEYQRHVHSRHGRDNAQALFELTELPTSNQIKNVLDLIAFRLLFPIFYQIYSVLLRRGYLEQYKVLGGHLLVGLDGSEYFSSNWICCDQCSTKTHRDGSVTYTHTAVLPVLVCPEIEHVISLAPEFIRPQDGAEKQDSETAAAKRWIKGHAQGFDGAKITVLGDDLYSRQPMVETCLEDELNFIFVCLPSSHPELYEWVEYLEGIGDVEHLETRGWNGRYHEICQYRYYNRIPLREELPAVMVNWCEVSVTRAADGKTMYHNAFITHHFINDQSVAEIVSAGRARWKAENEGHNVLKTKGYHLEHNFGHGQKNLAAVLLVLNLLAFLFHTVLHLVDSTYQRMRKQRGTRQGFFHDIQTLTKYLLFESWEHLLQFMLDDPEPRIAADTS